From Pangasianodon hypophthalmus isolate fPanHyp1 chromosome 30, fPanHyp1.pri, whole genome shotgun sequence, a single genomic window includes:
- the eef1db gene encoding eukaryotic translation elongation factor 1 delta b (guanine nucleotide exchange protein) isoform X3, giving the protein MELAVCTGALSCWNRMSSVECLAQERIWFDKCRYDEAERKFYERMNGPTLPPQDSGANSILQDIARARENIQKSLAGLKTTLQPTTGSAHKSPTPSHSLTTAGGSSAEHGELLTRMKTLELENQSLQKIVEGLRSALSSLESRVSVLEKRPATPAAVVNGIASSTAPPTQKTPPAPAEDEDDDIDLFGSDDEVDEEAERLKEQRLQEYAAKKAKKPALIAKSSILLDVKPWDDETDMAKMEECVRSIQVDGLLWGASKLVPVGYGIKKLQINCVVEDDKVGTDLLEEEITKFEDYVQSVDVAAFNKI; this is encoded by the exons AATGAGTTCAGTGGAGTGCTTGGCTCAGGAGAGGATATGGTTTGACAAGTGTCGCTATGATGAGGCTGAACGAAAGTTCTATGAGAGGATGAATGGCCCCACACTACCTCCCCAG GACTCGGGGGCTAATAGTATTCTTCAGGACATTGCTAGAGCACGAGAGAACATCCAGAAGTCTCTTGCTGGA TTGAAGACGACCTTGCAGCCAACTACAGGCTCTGCCCATAAATCCCCAACCCCTTCTCACAGCCTCACT aCGGCAGGAGGCAGTAGTGCTGAACACGGGGAACTTCTTACACGCATGAAGACACTGGAACTGGAGAACCAGAGTCTACAGAAAA TTGTGGAGGGGTTGCGTTCTGCTCTGTCTAGCCTGGAGAGTCGGGTCTCAGTCCTGGAAAAAAGACCAGCAACCCCAGCAGCAGTGGTTAATGGAATTGCTTCTTCT ACTGCTCCTCCTACGCAGAAAACACCTCCTGCGCCAGCAGAAGACGAGGATGACGATATAGACCTGTTCGGCAGCGATGATGAGGTGGACGAAGAGGCCGAGCGTCTCAAGGAGCAACGGCTCCAGGAATATGCAGCCAAAAAGGCCAAAAAACCTGCACTCATCGCCAAATCTTCCATCCTGTTGGACGTCAAGCCT TGGGATGACGAGACAGACATGGCAaagatggaggagtgtgtgaggtcGATCCAGGTCGACGGGTTGCTCTGGGGTGCCTCCAAACTGGTACCGGTTGGTTACGGTATTAAGAAGCTGCAGATCAACTGTGTGGTTGAGGACGACAAGGTGGGAACAGACCTACTGGAGGAGGAGATCACTAAGTTTGAAGACTAT GTCCAAAGTGTGGATGTAGCAGCTTTCAATAAGATTTAA
- the eef1db gene encoding eukaryotic translation elongation factor 1 delta b (guanine nucleotide exchange protein) isoform X4 — MSSVECLAQERIWFDKCRYDEAERKFYERMNGPTLPPQDSGANSILQDIARARENIQKSLAGLKTTLQPTTGSAHKSPTPSHSLTTAGGSSAEHGELLTRMKTLELENQSLQKIVEGLRSALSSLESRVSVLEKRPATPAAVVNGIASSTAPPTQKTPPAPAEDEDDDIDLFGSDDEVDEEAERLKEQRLQEYAAKKAKKPALIAKSSILLDVKPWDDETDMAKMEECVRSIQVDGLLWGASKLVPVGYGIKKLQINCVVEDDKVGTDLLEEEITKFEDYVQSVDVAAFNKI, encoded by the exons ATGAGTTCAGTGGAGTGCTTGGCTCAGGAGAGGATATGGTTTGACAAGTGTCGCTATGATGAGGCTGAACGAAAGTTCTATGAGAGGATGAATGGCCCCACACTACCTCCCCAG GACTCGGGGGCTAATAGTATTCTTCAGGACATTGCTAGAGCACGAGAGAACATCCAGAAGTCTCTTGCTGGA TTGAAGACGACCTTGCAGCCAACTACAGGCTCTGCCCATAAATCCCCAACCCCTTCTCACAGCCTCACT aCGGCAGGAGGCAGTAGTGCTGAACACGGGGAACTTCTTACACGCATGAAGACACTGGAACTGGAGAACCAGAGTCTACAGAAAA TTGTGGAGGGGTTGCGTTCTGCTCTGTCTAGCCTGGAGAGTCGGGTCTCAGTCCTGGAAAAAAGACCAGCAACCCCAGCAGCAGTGGTTAATGGAATTGCTTCTTCT ACTGCTCCTCCTACGCAGAAAACACCTCCTGCGCCAGCAGAAGACGAGGATGACGATATAGACCTGTTCGGCAGCGATGATGAGGTGGACGAAGAGGCCGAGCGTCTCAAGGAGCAACGGCTCCAGGAATATGCAGCCAAAAAGGCCAAAAAACCTGCACTCATCGCCAAATCTTCCATCCTGTTGGACGTCAAGCCT TGGGATGACGAGACAGACATGGCAaagatggaggagtgtgtgaggtcGATCCAGGTCGACGGGTTGCTCTGGGGTGCCTCCAAACTGGTACCGGTTGGTTACGGTATTAAGAAGCTGCAGATCAACTGTGTGGTTGAGGACGACAAGGTGGGAACAGACCTACTGGAGGAGGAGATCACTAAGTTTGAAGACTAT GTCCAAAGTGTGGATGTAGCAGCTTTCAATAAGATTTAA
- the si:ch211-221n20.8 gene encoding multiple epidermal growth factor-like domains protein 6, whose amino-acid sequence MSSSGCQDVDECALAAVTGLQACGRRAACKNSPGSFHCHCPTGFVLGLDGHNCVDVDECTFEESCRRELGNVCVNTEGSYKCVCQPGFREDKAACIDVDECVELEGVCTNQGECENTFGSYKCVCSQGYRGNGTHCTDVNECVSGLHNCNVNARCGNVMGSYFCQCRQGYSGDGHSCYDIDECAISNGLCAHNCANLPGGYSCLCNAGYTLADDLHNCTEVDECGSGNATCEQLCTNTPGSFLCSCHAGYQLHIDRQSCVDIDECKLQNGGCSHICTNTPGGHVCHCPPPLLLDHLNSTCVNITSCALRNGGCDQLCSLGAEGRVKCSCREGWELDTDQRTCLDIDECVMFNGGCEQVCVNQAGSFNCTCKPGFELRTDDPTKCQPVCEPPCQNYGVCVAPNTCDCPAGYPGPGCSAMCSPPCAHGGTCMRWNTCLCRPGWTGEGCRTAVCELPCGNGGRCVAPNVCQCPSDYTGLQCLTPLCTPPCLNGGRCVDVNTCSCAGAWQGARCQIEPVLCVKPCNNGGECVGLNRCRCSTGFTGDLCEKAVTMPCVPPCQHGGTCSPHNTCTCPAGTSGLRCEKLTCPVVTTVVSMTRAVRKGFKESYVDRCGPLGVLLCTKYRINQARVYLQAYRVGYKIQCPSKTGI is encoded by the exons ATGAGTTCCAGTGGTTGTCAGG ATGTAGATGAGTGTGCATTAGCTGCAGTAACTGGTCTACAGGCATGTGGGAGAAGGGCGGCGTGTAAGAACAGCCCTGGTTCCTTCCACTGCCACTGTCCTACTGGATTTGTCCTTGGACTTGACGGACACAACTGTGTTG ATGTTGATGAGTGTACTTTTGAAGAGAGCTGCAGAAGGGAGCTTGGGAATGTCTGCGTGAACACAGAGGGAAGctacaaatgtgtgtgtcagCCTGGTTTCAGAGAGGACAAGGCAGCCtgcatag ACGTAGATGAGTGTGTTGAGCTGGAAGGTGTGTGTACTAATCAAGGGGAATGTGAGAACACATTTGGGAgctataagtgtgtgtgttcacaagGATACCGTGGCAATGGGACCCACTGCACCG ACGTGAATGAGTGTGTCTCAGGGCTTCATAACTGCAATGTGAACGCTCGCTGTGGAAATGTGATGGGCTCATACTTCTGCCAGTGCCGTCAGGGCTACAGTGGAGATGGTCACTCCTGCTACG aTATAGACGAGTGTGCTATAAGCAACGGCCTTTGTGCGCATAACTGTGCCAACTTACCAGGAGGGTACAGCTGCCTATGCAATGCAGGATACACACTGGCTGATGATCTACACAACTGTACAG AGGTAGATGAGTGTGGGAGTGGCAATGCGACATGTGAGCAACTTTGCACCAACACACCAGGCTCCTTTCTCTGCTCCTGTCATGCAGGATATCAGTTGCACATTGATAGACAAAGCTGTGTTG ACATAGATGAATGCAAACTGCAGAATGGGGGCTGTTCTCATAtctgcacaaacacaccagGAGGACATGTATGCCACTGCCCTCCTCCACTTCTGCTGGACCACCTCAACTCCACCTGCGTCA ACATTACTTCATGCGCCTTGCGGAATGGTGGCTGTGATCAGCTATGTTCTTTGGGAGCCGAGGGACGTGTTAAGTGTAGCTGCAGAGAGGGTTGGGAGCTGGACACTGACCAAAGAACGTGTCTcg acattgatgagtgtgtgatgtttaatggGGGTtgtgaacaagtgtgtgtgaatcaggCAGGCAGTTTTAACTGTACCTGCAAGCCAGGGTTCGAACTTCGCACAGATGATCCTACCAAATGCCAAC CGGTGTGTGAACCTCCATGCCAGAATTATGGCGTGTGTGTCGCACCTAACACCTGTGACTGCCCTGCTGGCTACCCAGGCCCTGGTTGCTCAG CTATGTGCTCACCACCCTGTGCTCATGGCGGGACTTGTATGCGCTGGAACACTTGTCTGTGTCGTCCTGGCTGGACTGGAGAGGGTTGCCGTACAG ctgtgtgtgagctgccgTGTGGGAATGGTGGTCGGTGTGTAGCTCCTAACGTCTGCCAGTGTCCCTCTGATTATACTGGCCTGCAGTGTCTCACTC CTCTCTGTACTCCTCCTTGTCTGAATGGTGGGAGGTGTGTGGATGTCAACACCTGTAGCTGTGCAGGAGCCTGGCAGGGAGCTCGCTGTCAGATag AACCAGTGCTATGTGTGAAGCCCTGTAACAATGGTGGAGAGTGTGTGGGGCTCAACAGGTGTCGATGCTCCACTGGCTTCACAGGGGATCTCTGTGAAAAAG CTGTGACTATGCCCTGTGTGCCACCCTGCCAGCATGGTGGCACCTGCAGCCCTCATAATACCTGCACCTGCCCAGCAGGGACCAGCGGCCTGCGGTGTGAGAAGTT gaCTTGCCCAGTGGTGACCACAGTAGTCAGCATGACTCGAGCAGTGCGAAAAGGTTTTAAAGAAAGTTATGTAGATCGCTGTGGACCTTTGGGGGTCCTTCTCTGCACCAAGTACAG GATAAACCAAGCACGCGTGTATCTACAGGCATACAGAGTGGGATACAAGATCCAGTGTCCGAGTAAAACAGGAATATGA